A genomic window from Sceloporus undulatus isolate JIND9_A2432 ecotype Alabama chromosome 9, SceUnd_v1.1, whole genome shotgun sequence includes:
- the PSMC4 gene encoding 26S proteasome regulatory subunit 6B isoform X2, whose product MDEIPALSISRPQTGLSFLVPEAEDVEDLYSRYKKLQQELEFLEVQEEYIKDEQKNLKKEFLHAQEEVKRIQSIPLVIGQFLEAVDQNTAIVGSTTGSNYYVRILSTIDRELLKPNASVALHKHSNALVDVLPPEADSSIMMLTSDQKPDVMYADIGGMDIQKQEVREAVELPLTHFELYKQIGIDPPRGVLMYGPPGCGKTMLAKAVAHHTTAAFIRVVGSEFVQKYLGEGPRMVRDVFRLAKENAPAIIFIDEIDAIATKRFDAQTGADREVQRILLELLNQMDGFDQNVNVKVIMATNRADTLDPALLRPGRLDRKIEFPLPDRRQKRLIFSTITSKMNLSEEVDLEDYVARPDKISGADINSICQEAGMLAVRENRYIVLAKDFEKAYKTVIKKDEQEHEFYK is encoded by the exons GATGAGATTCCTGCTCTCTCCATCTCCAGACCACAGACTGGCCTCTCTTTCCTAGTTCCTGAGGCCGAGGATGTAGAAGATCTGTACAGTCGATATAAG AAATTGCAACAGGAGCTAGAGTTCCTGGAGGTTCAAGAAGAGTACATCAAGGATGAGCAGAAGAACCTTAAGAAGGAATTTCTACATGCCCAGGAGGAGGTGAAACGCATCCAGAGCATCCCACTTGTCATTGGACAGTTCCTAGAGGCGGTGGATCAAAATACGGCCATTGTTGGATCCACCACAG GCTCCAACTATTATGTCCGGATCTTGAGCACCATTGATCGAGAACTGCTAAAGCCCAACGCCTCTGTGGCTCTACACAAGCACAGCAATGCTTTGGTGGATGTGTTGCCTCCTGAGGCTGACAGCAGCATTATGATGCTTACTTCAG ATCAGAAACCAGATGTGATGTATGCTGATATTGGAGGAATGGATATTCAGAAACAGGAAGTGAGGGAAGCAGTGGAGCTGCCGCTCACTCACTTTGAGCTCTACAAACAG ATTGGAATTGACCCTCCACGAGGTGTGCTCATGTATGGCCCTCCTGGCTGCGGAAAGACCATGCTGGCCAAAGCAGTGGCCCATCACACCACAG CTGCCTTCATCCGGGTGGTGGGATCTGAGTTTGTGCAGAAGTACCTGGGTGAGGGACCACGCATGGTACGAGACGTCTTTCGCCTGGCCAAAGAAAATGCCCCTGCCATCATCTTCATTGATGAGATTGATGCCATTGCCACCAAGCGCTTTGATGCCCAGACTGGAG CGGATAGGGAGGTTCAACGCATCCTCTTGGAGCTACTCAACCAGATGGATGGCTTTGACCAGAACGTCAATGTCAAG GTAATAATGGCCACAAATCGAGCAGACACTCTGGATCCTGCTCTGCTCCGACCAGGTCGCCTCGATCGTAAAATTGAGTTTCCTCTTCCGGACCGACGTCAAAAACGATTAATCTTTTCTACCATCACCAGCAAGATGAACCTGTCTGAGGAGGTGGATCTGGAAGACT ATGTGGCCCGGCCAGATAAGATCTCAGGAGCTGACATCAACTCCATTTGCCAAGAG GCTGGGATGCTTGCTGTCCGGGAAAACCGCTACATTGTTCTGGCCAAGGACTTTGAGAAGGCCTATAAAACTGTCATCAAGAAAGATGAACAGGAACATGAATTCTACAAATAA
- the PSMC4 gene encoding 26S proteasome regulatory subunit 6B isoform X1 — protein MEEIGILVEKAQDEIPALSISRPQTGLSFLVPEAEDVEDLYSRYKKLQQELEFLEVQEEYIKDEQKNLKKEFLHAQEEVKRIQSIPLVIGQFLEAVDQNTAIVGSTTGSNYYVRILSTIDRELLKPNASVALHKHSNALVDVLPPEADSSIMMLTSDQKPDVMYADIGGMDIQKQEVREAVELPLTHFELYKQIGIDPPRGVLMYGPPGCGKTMLAKAVAHHTTAAFIRVVGSEFVQKYLGEGPRMVRDVFRLAKENAPAIIFIDEIDAIATKRFDAQTGADREVQRILLELLNQMDGFDQNVNVKVIMATNRADTLDPALLRPGRLDRKIEFPLPDRRQKRLIFSTITSKMNLSEEVDLEDYVARPDKISGADINSICQEAGMLAVRENRYIVLAKDFEKAYKTVIKKDEQEHEFYK, from the exons GATGAGATTCCTGCTCTCTCCATCTCCAGACCACAGACTGGCCTCTCTTTCCTAGTTCCTGAGGCCGAGGATGTAGAAGATCTGTACAGTCGATATAAG AAATTGCAACAGGAGCTAGAGTTCCTGGAGGTTCAAGAAGAGTACATCAAGGATGAGCAGAAGAACCTTAAGAAGGAATTTCTACATGCCCAGGAGGAGGTGAAACGCATCCAGAGCATCCCACTTGTCATTGGACAGTTCCTAGAGGCGGTGGATCAAAATACGGCCATTGTTGGATCCACCACAG GCTCCAACTATTATGTCCGGATCTTGAGCACCATTGATCGAGAACTGCTAAAGCCCAACGCCTCTGTGGCTCTACACAAGCACAGCAATGCTTTGGTGGATGTGTTGCCTCCTGAGGCTGACAGCAGCATTATGATGCTTACTTCAG ATCAGAAACCAGATGTGATGTATGCTGATATTGGAGGAATGGATATTCAGAAACAGGAAGTGAGGGAAGCAGTGGAGCTGCCGCTCACTCACTTTGAGCTCTACAAACAG ATTGGAATTGACCCTCCACGAGGTGTGCTCATGTATGGCCCTCCTGGCTGCGGAAAGACCATGCTGGCCAAAGCAGTGGCCCATCACACCACAG CTGCCTTCATCCGGGTGGTGGGATCTGAGTTTGTGCAGAAGTACCTGGGTGAGGGACCACGCATGGTACGAGACGTCTTTCGCCTGGCCAAAGAAAATGCCCCTGCCATCATCTTCATTGATGAGATTGATGCCATTGCCACCAAGCGCTTTGATGCCCAGACTGGAG CGGATAGGGAGGTTCAACGCATCCTCTTGGAGCTACTCAACCAGATGGATGGCTTTGACCAGAACGTCAATGTCAAG GTAATAATGGCCACAAATCGAGCAGACACTCTGGATCCTGCTCTGCTCCGACCAGGTCGCCTCGATCGTAAAATTGAGTTTCCTCTTCCGGACCGACGTCAAAAACGATTAATCTTTTCTACCATCACCAGCAAGATGAACCTGTCTGAGGAGGTGGATCTGGAAGACT ATGTGGCCCGGCCAGATAAGATCTCAGGAGCTGACATCAACTCCATTTGCCAAGAG GCTGGGATGCTTGCTGTCCGGGAAAACCGCTACATTGTTCTGGCCAAGGACTTTGAGAAGGCCTATAAAACTGTCATCAAGAAAGATGAACAGGAACATGAATTCTACAAATAA